In Paractinoplanes brasiliensis, the following proteins share a genomic window:
- a CDS encoding monooxygenase: protein MASRTRVHRRSCVMVAMLGAGVPPAHRPVAVVRPRLLLPQDYSEVPTTGASRSREASDIVDAVMTKNDSRRASGCRFWAAVAVVGMTVAVASCSTGSDDAAETKAAAPSATGPHGGHAASPPPAAPARAGEHFKTLSISAPYTPQPPAGATDDYRCFILDPQFEGTPYLTGSQVIPQNADLVHHAILFQVQPQNAADARKHDQDTPGQGWTCFGNAGLDGGAERDDDAAWIASWAPGTVETLLAPNLGYKMPPKGLLVLQIHYNLLAVGDAAGGTDQSSIRLRYNDGKAAMTPLSTELIFAPVELPCTPAESGPLCDRAAAMADVKKRFGPDATDVIDQLGMLCNGGKTPRPGLVQQCDNPVTTPLTIHAMGPHMHLLGKSMKVELNPGTATAQTLLDVPDYDFDNQAFQPMPDPVTVKPGDILRMTCTYETERRKLLPQLNKTEPRFVVWAEGTADEMCLGIMVSAPPQ from the coding sequence ATGGCTTCCCGGACCCGGGTCCACCGTCGATCCTGCGTCATGGTCGCCATGCTAGGTGCGGGTGTCCCTCCGGCACATCGTCCCGTGGCAGTAGTGCGGCCTCGACTCCTACTGCCACAGGACTACAGCGAGGTGCCAACCACAGGAGCTAGCCGATCACGGGAGGCGAGCGACATCGTTGACGCCGTGATGACGAAGAACGACTCCAGGAGAGCAAGTGGCTGTCGCTTCTGGGCGGCGGTTGCCGTCGTCGGCATGACCGTGGCGGTTGCCTCCTGTTCCACCGGTTCGGACGACGCTGCCGAAACAAAGGCTGCTGCGCCGTCGGCGACCGGTCCACACGGCGGGCACGCCGCCTCGCCGCCGCCGGCGGCTCCGGCACGCGCGGGTGAGCACTTCAAGACGTTGTCGATCTCGGCTCCGTACACCCCACAGCCGCCGGCAGGCGCCACCGACGACTACCGGTGCTTCATCCTCGATCCACAGTTCGAGGGCACCCCCTACCTGACCGGCAGCCAGGTCATCCCGCAGAACGCCGACCTCGTACACCATGCGATCCTCTTCCAGGTCCAACCGCAGAATGCCGCGGACGCCCGCAAGCACGACCAGGACACACCCGGTCAAGGCTGGACCTGCTTCGGCAATGCCGGGCTCGACGGCGGCGCGGAACGCGATGACGACGCGGCCTGGATCGCTTCGTGGGCGCCGGGAACCGTCGAGACCCTTCTCGCGCCGAATCTTGGCTACAAGATGCCACCCAAGGGCCTGCTCGTATTGCAGATCCACTACAACCTGCTCGCGGTCGGCGATGCCGCCGGTGGCACGGACCAGTCGAGCATTCGGTTGCGGTACAACGACGGCAAGGCCGCGATGACCCCGCTGTCCACCGAGTTGATTTTCGCCCCCGTAGAACTGCCGTGCACACCGGCCGAATCGGGTCCGCTCTGCGACCGGGCAGCCGCGATGGCCGACGTCAAGAAGCGTTTCGGCCCGGACGCGACAGACGTCATCGACCAACTCGGGATGCTCTGCAACGGCGGGAAGACTCCCAGACCCGGGCTCGTCCAGCAGTGCGACAACCCGGTTACCACTCCCTTGACGATCCATGCCATGGGTCCGCACATGCATCTGCTCGGCAAAAGCATGAAGGTCGAACTCAACCCGGGCACCGCCACGGCACAGACGTTGCTCGACGTTCCGGACTACGACTTCGACAACCAGGCCTTCCAGCCCATGCCCGACCCGGTCACCGTCAAACCTGGTGACATCCTGCGGATGACGTGCACGTACGAAACCGAACGCCGCAAACTGCTGCCCCAGCTGAACAAGACAGAACCGCGCTTCGTCGTGTGGGCCGAGGGAACCGCTGACGAGATGTGTCTCGGCATCATGGTCAGCGCCCCTCCGCAGTGA
- a CDS encoding DUF5994 family protein codes for MKITKTRTPRAPDDTVRLRMDPVPSRTTVLDGAWWPRSTDAVAELPALVEALAGLRGRITHVLMNAAEWDLPHPRRAAAGGRTVRLGWFTSQPAGLITVMGDFGQDRFDLLVVPPGASRASAETALAAAADGTDNRHTPELLAGVKLAGVKQVG; via the coding sequence ATGAAGATCACCAAGACCCGCACCCCACGAGCACCGGACGACACCGTACGCCTGCGGATGGATCCGGTGCCGTCGCGAACCACCGTCCTCGACGGGGCCTGGTGGCCGCGCTCGACCGACGCTGTCGCCGAGCTTCCCGCGCTGGTCGAGGCCTTGGCCGGTCTGCGCGGCCGGATCACGCACGTCCTGATGAACGCCGCCGAGTGGGATCTGCCGCATCCACGTCGGGCCGCTGCCGGTGGCCGTACGGTGCGGCTGGGCTGGTTCACCTCCCAGCCGGCCGGGCTGATCACCGTCATGGGCGACTTCGGGCAGGACCGTTTCGATCTGCTGGTGGTCCCGCCGGGAGCGAGCCGGGCCTCGGCCGAGACGGCACTGGCCGCCGCGGCCGACGGGACCGACAACCGCCACACGCCCGAGCTGCTTGCCGGGGTCAAGCTCGCCGGGGTCAAGCAGGTCGGCTGA
- a CDS encoding SMP-30/gluconolactonase/LRE family protein, with the protein MSELTLLYSDLRFPEGARWHDGRLWFSDMHTGQVFRADPAARTLEEVTVVEDQPSGLGWLPDGSLLVSCMIDRKVRRLDPDGKLSVFADLSDLTDAPVNDLVTDDRGRTFLGGFGYDLYADAPQRPGPIFRIDAGGHVALAENDMVFPNGMVVLPGTSTLVVAETWAARLTAFDVGEHGDLTGKRTWAELPPGSTPDGICVDGSGAIWVSSIATSQFLRVEAGGRVTRTIDVEGRCATDCVLGGPDGTTLFLLTSNSWQPSETTGRAGRVEVVETGEEPS; encoded by the coding sequence ATGTCTGAACTCACCCTGCTCTACTCCGACCTCCGGTTCCCCGAGGGCGCCCGCTGGCACGACGGCCGCCTCTGGTTCTCCGACATGCACACCGGACAGGTGTTCCGGGCCGACCCGGCGGCGCGGACGCTCGAGGAGGTGACGGTTGTCGAGGACCAGCCGTCCGGGCTCGGCTGGCTACCGGACGGCTCCCTGCTGGTGAGCTGCATGATCGACCGCAAGGTCCGGCGGCTGGACCCGGACGGCAAGCTGAGCGTCTTCGCGGACCTTTCGGATCTCACCGACGCGCCCGTCAACGACCTGGTCACCGACGATCGCGGCCGGACCTTCCTCGGCGGCTTCGGGTACGACCTCTACGCCGATGCTCCGCAGCGACCCGGTCCGATCTTCCGGATCGACGCCGGCGGCCACGTCGCCCTGGCCGAGAACGACATGGTCTTCCCGAACGGCATGGTCGTTCTGCCCGGCACGTCGACCCTGGTGGTGGCCGAGACCTGGGCGGCCCGGCTGACCGCGTTCGACGTCGGCGAGCACGGCGATCTGACCGGCAAACGCACGTGGGCCGAGCTGCCGCCCGGGTCGACACCCGACGGGATCTGCGTGGACGGTTCCGGGGCGATCTGGGTCTCCTCCATCGCGACCTCCCAGTTCCTGCGGGTCGAGGCGGGCGGCCGGGTCACCCGGACGATCGACGTCGAGGGACGGTGCGCCACCGACTGCGTGCTCGGCGGGCCGGACGGAACGACGCTCTTCCTCCTGACCTCGAACAGCTGGCAACCGTCCGAGACCACCGGACGGGCGGGGCGGGTCGAGGTGGTCGAGACCGGCGAGGAGCCTTCCTGA
- a CDS encoding sensor histidine kinase: MTQDRRWTRVREAIRLHQLLGDAALALGLVVFSIGMLLIDRDTGRPHQLTTSDIVALAFAVLAVIARSRFTITALIASVVATNLFLAVDHQYQPTVTAALSLLVYTYATRTDRRSAWFLTAGIAVILTVCGLLWTAAVGDSVGVLAWIGMGTAIGDATRTQRAYIEAVEERARRAEQSQDDKARLRVAQERVRIARDLHDAVAHHIAVVKVQATGAKHVLSQRPDAAATALDNISRASDAVLKEMAAVIGLLRTASDVTTGSADTDPGSGLARLPVLIDYLSSVGLRVEHRQVGDARELPPLTDLAAYQIAREALTNANKYGDGTARLTVTYAADLLAVEITNRIGDHPGRRGAGYGIVGMRERATANGGTVKAGRSGRQGFAVRFELPLTAQSAAK; encoded by the coding sequence ATGACGCAGGATCGACGGTGGACCCGGGTCCGGGAAGCCATCCGGCTGCATCAGCTGCTCGGCGACGCTGCCTTGGCACTGGGGCTCGTGGTTTTCTCGATCGGCATGCTGCTGATCGATCGCGACACCGGTCGCCCCCACCAGCTGACCACCTCCGACATCGTCGCTCTCGCTTTCGCCGTACTCGCGGTCATCGCCAGGAGTCGGTTCACCATCACCGCGCTGATCGCCTCCGTGGTAGCGACAAATCTGTTCCTCGCCGTGGATCACCAGTATCAGCCGACGGTGACTGCTGCCCTTTCTCTCTTGGTATACACCTACGCGACGCGCACCGACCGGCGTAGCGCCTGGTTCCTCACCGCCGGCATCGCAGTGATCCTGACTGTCTGTGGGCTTCTCTGGACGGCGGCCGTCGGAGACAGTGTCGGGGTCCTCGCCTGGATCGGGATGGGAACCGCGATCGGCGACGCCACGCGCACCCAGCGCGCGTACATCGAGGCTGTCGAGGAACGGGCCCGCCGCGCGGAGCAGTCCCAGGACGACAAGGCCCGGCTACGGGTCGCACAGGAACGGGTACGGATCGCCCGCGATCTGCACGATGCGGTCGCCCATCACATCGCGGTCGTCAAAGTGCAGGCCACTGGGGCGAAGCACGTTCTGTCCCAGCGCCCGGACGCGGCAGCCACGGCGCTGGACAACATCAGCCGCGCCTCCGACGCGGTGCTCAAGGAGATGGCCGCCGTGATCGGGCTGCTGCGCACCGCATCTGATGTGACCACGGGCTCCGCGGACACCGATCCGGGCAGTGGCCTCGCGCGGCTCCCCGTGTTGATCGACTACCTGTCCTCCGTCGGCCTACGGGTCGAACACCGGCAGGTCGGAGATGCCCGTGAGCTGCCACCTCTGACCGACTTGGCCGCTTACCAGATCGCCCGTGAGGCACTGACCAACGCCAACAAGTACGGGGACGGCACCGCCCGTCTGACCGTCACCTACGCCGCGGATCTGCTGGCCGTGGAGATCACCAACCGGATCGGCGATCACCCCGGCCGTCGTGGCGCCGGATACGGCATCGTCGGTATGCGAGAACGGGCCACCGCGAACGGCGGCACAGTCAAGGCGGGTCGATCCGGTCGGCAAGGCTTCGCCGTGCGCTTCGAGCTGCCCCTTACGGCTCAGAGTGCGGCGAAATGA
- a CDS encoding MMPL family transporter has protein sequence MLLAALGGGYAAAGSSYSEDFSLPGMESTKALKLLEDSLPASSGDTEQIVIHVETGSVRDPAVQARVAGMLAGIEKLPSVTSVASMYSDQGAAQISADGKTAYAEVQLDKLPNDLPPANVEKIIETAQAARGSGLQVELAGPAISNATAPAQGSTELIGIVAAAIILSLFFGSLIGMLLPLMVAVAGLGGGLMTIGLLSHPITLSDIAPTLATLIGLGVGIDYALFIVTRYRSGLRAGLPPEQAAVRAITTSGRAVLFAGGTVVIALLGLLVLRLNFLTGMGIGAAVTVSFTLLSALTLLPAMLGFVGTRVMSKKERRALAANGALPENTRGFWVRWAGLVQKRRTLLGAAALIVIALLSIPTFSIRLGAADAGNDKSGTTTREAYDLLADGFGPGFNGPLQLVAELNSPADGRALDQLLETVKTLDGVAAVSAFPSEPGATVAIAMVVPTSAPQDKETTDLINRLRDDVVPAAEKNTSLQVHVGGATAIFQDFAKVLTDKLPLFLGVVIVLGFLLLMLAFRSILVPLTAAVMNVLAAAASFGVIVVIFQWGWGSNLLNLGGAGPVESFVPAIMLAILFGLSMDYQVFLVSRMHEEWACTRDNARAVRIGQSETGRVIIAASLIMVFVFGAFVLGGERVIAEFGIGLAAAVAIDAFLIRTVLVPALMHLFGRANWWLPTWLDRTLPQFSVEGNQDMAAHGAGAPPLLQHQPEGNDLLDTRSH, from the coding sequence GTGCTGCTCGCCGCCCTCGGTGGTGGTTATGCGGCCGCCGGAAGCAGCTACTCCGAAGACTTCAGCCTTCCCGGTATGGAGTCGACCAAGGCACTGAAATTGCTGGAGGACTCCCTTCCGGCCTCATCCGGCGACACCGAGCAGATCGTCATCCACGTCGAGACCGGCAGTGTCCGCGATCCTGCCGTGCAGGCAAGGGTCGCCGGCATGCTCGCCGGCATCGAGAAGCTGCCGTCGGTGACCTCGGTAGCCAGCATGTATTCGGATCAGGGCGCCGCCCAGATCAGCGCGGACGGCAAGACGGCCTACGCGGAGGTTCAGCTCGACAAATTGCCCAACGACCTCCCGCCGGCGAACGTCGAGAAGATCATCGAGACCGCCCAGGCGGCCCGTGGGTCCGGCCTGCAGGTGGAGCTGGCGGGTCCGGCGATCAGTAACGCGACAGCGCCGGCGCAGGGGAGTACCGAACTGATCGGCATCGTCGCCGCCGCGATCATCCTTTCTCTGTTCTTCGGCTCCCTGATCGGCATGCTCCTCCCGCTGATGGTCGCGGTGGCAGGCCTCGGCGGCGGCCTCATGACGATCGGGCTACTCTCACACCCCATCACGCTGAGTGACATTGCGCCGACCCTGGCCACTCTGATCGGGCTCGGCGTGGGAATCGACTATGCGCTGTTCATCGTGACCCGCTACCGCAGTGGGCTCCGCGCGGGACTGCCACCCGAGCAAGCTGCCGTCCGGGCGATCACCACGTCCGGACGGGCGGTGCTCTTCGCCGGCGGGACCGTTGTCATCGCCCTGCTCGGCCTGCTCGTGTTGCGGCTGAACTTCCTCACCGGCATGGGAATCGGCGCAGCCGTGACGGTCAGCTTCACGCTGCTCTCAGCGCTGACGCTCCTGCCCGCCATGCTTGGCTTCGTCGGCACCAGGGTGATGAGCAAGAAGGAACGTCGCGCCCTTGCCGCCAACGGCGCGCTGCCGGAGAACACGCGCGGGTTCTGGGTGCGGTGGGCAGGCCTGGTACAGAAACGCAGGACCCTGCTGGGTGCGGCGGCGCTGATCGTCATCGCCCTGCTGTCCATCCCGACCTTCTCGATCCGGCTGGGGGCCGCCGACGCCGGCAACGACAAGTCCGGTACGACCACTCGCGAGGCGTACGACCTGCTCGCCGACGGCTTCGGGCCAGGCTTCAACGGACCGCTTCAACTGGTCGCTGAACTCAACTCTCCCGCCGACGGCCGCGCACTGGACCAGCTGCTGGAAACCGTCAAGACCCTCGACGGCGTCGCGGCCGTCTCCGCCTTCCCCTCCGAACCGGGTGCCACGGTGGCCATCGCCATGGTGGTGCCGACCTCCGCACCCCAGGACAAGGAGACCACCGATCTGATCAACCGGCTGCGTGACGACGTCGTTCCCGCGGCGGAGAAGAACACCTCCCTGCAGGTCCATGTCGGCGGCGCCACCGCGATCTTCCAGGACTTCGCCAAGGTGCTCACGGACAAACTGCCACTCTTCCTCGGCGTGGTCATCGTCCTGGGCTTCCTGTTGCTGATGCTCGCCTTCCGTAGCATTCTCGTTCCGCTGACCGCGGCGGTGATGAACGTCCTCGCCGCGGCCGCCTCCTTCGGGGTGATCGTCGTGATCTTCCAATGGGGCTGGGGATCGAACCTGCTGAACCTCGGCGGCGCCGGACCGGTCGAGTCGTTCGTCCCGGCGATCATGTTGGCGATCCTGTTCGGCCTCTCGATGGACTACCAGGTATTCCTCGTCAGCCGCATGCACGAGGAGTGGGCCTGCACCCGTGACAACGCACGGGCGGTCAGGATCGGCCAGAGCGAGACCGGACGGGTCATCATCGCCGCCTCGCTCATCATGGTCTTCGTCTTCGGCGCGTTCGTCCTGGGCGGCGAACGGGTGATCGCTGAGTTCGGTATCGGCCTGGCCGCCGCCGTCGCCATCGACGCGTTCCTGATCCGGACCGTTCTGGTCCCAGCACTGATGCACCTGTTCGGCCGGGCGAACTGGTGGCTGCCCACGTGGCTGGACCGCACCCTGCCGCAGTTCAGCGTCGAAGGGAACCAGGACATGGCGGCGCACGGGGCCGGGGCTCCTCCTTTGCTCCAGCACCAGCCCGAGGGCAATGACCTGCTCGACACCCGGTCTCACTGA
- a CDS encoding SAM-dependent methyltransferase produces MTEDRRPAANSKLDTTVPHSARIWNYWLGGKDNFEVDRAAGDEVIAHIPDIPIGAKSERAFLKRVVRFLVEDAGIHQFLDIGTGLPSADNTHEVAQSLDPRCQVVYVDNDPLVMVHARALLTSTPQGRCDYVEADLREPQTILTAARQTLDFSQPIGLMLLGVVNHLMDDDVAYGSVAQLVQAMPTGSYLVLTHSTAEIHGEPMLRVMRETTERGGTPIRARTKTELERFFDGLDLLEPGVVTCSRWRPDPESDEPEVYLFGGVGRIG; encoded by the coding sequence ATGACCGAGGACCGGAGGCCGGCCGCAAACTCCAAACTGGACACCACGGTTCCGCACTCGGCGCGGATCTGGAACTACTGGCTCGGCGGCAAGGACAACTTCGAGGTCGACCGGGCCGCCGGCGACGAGGTGATCGCCCACATCCCGGACATCCCCATCGGCGCCAAGTCCGAGCGCGCGTTCCTCAAACGCGTGGTCAGGTTCCTCGTCGAGGACGCCGGCATCCACCAGTTCCTCGACATCGGCACCGGGCTCCCCTCGGCGGACAACACCCACGAGGTCGCGCAGTCCCTCGACCCGCGCTGCCAGGTGGTCTACGTCGACAACGACCCGCTCGTCATGGTGCACGCCCGTGCACTCCTGACCAGCACGCCGCAAGGTCGTTGCGACTACGTCGAAGCCGACCTACGGGAACCGCAGACAATACTCACGGCCGCCCGGCAAACACTCGACTTCTCGCAGCCGATCGGGCTCATGCTCCTCGGCGTCGTCAACCACCTCATGGACGACGACGTGGCATACGGCTCCGTCGCACAGCTGGTACAGGCAATGCCCACCGGTAGCTACCTGGTGCTCACCCACTCCACCGCGGAGATCCACGGCGAACCGATGCTGCGCGTGATGCGCGAAACCACCGAACGCGGCGGCACGCCCATCCGCGCCCGGACAAAGACGGAGCTCGAACGCTTCTTCGACGGGCTGGATCTGCTCGAGCCCGGCGTCGTCACATGCTCGCGCTGGCGCCCCGACCCGGAATCCGACGAACCGGAGGTCTACCTGTTCGGCGGCGTCGGCCGCATCGGCTGA
- a CDS encoding cupin domain-containing protein, which yields MPIEPRLIVTGHNRDGDAVFVEDRRPEPVSVQALPGADFYLLWGTPDGEAKVGEQDAKPVLRPYFPGLGGSRALFLRWAAHSSEPQPVPDPAAVAEEVAQKLPGLTDPFEEKGDGMHTTDTVDYAICLEGELCLELDNGAEVTLTPGTCVVQLGTRHAWKNRSDRPALMCYVQIGAVRVPG from the coding sequence ATGCCCATCGAACCGCGCCTGATCGTGACGGGCCACAACCGCGACGGCGATGCCGTCTTCGTCGAGGACCGCCGCCCGGAACCGGTAAGCGTCCAGGCTCTGCCCGGAGCCGACTTCTATCTCCTGTGGGGCACCCCGGACGGGGAGGCGAAGGTCGGCGAACAGGACGCGAAGCCGGTCCTGCGGCCCTACTTCCCCGGGCTCGGCGGCAGCCGGGCGCTCTTCCTGCGGTGGGCGGCGCACTCGTCGGAGCCGCAGCCGGTGCCCGACCCGGCCGCCGTCGCCGAGGAGGTCGCGCAGAAGCTGCCCGGCCTGACCGACCCGTTCGAGGAGAAGGGCGACGGCATGCACACGACGGACACGGTCGACTACGCCATCTGCCTGGAGGGTGAGCTGTGCCTCGAGCTCGACAACGGAGCCGAGGTGACCCTGACGCCGGGCACGTGCGTGGTTCAGCTCGGCACCCGGCACGCGTGGAAGAACCGGTCCGATCGGCCGGCGCTGATGTGCTACGTACAGATCGGAGCCGTACGCGTCCCCGGCTAG
- a CDS encoding DUF5994 family protein, giving the protein MDSPSAGRSAEWPCSSSTLVDLVLAPSSGWARACVGPGRREACMASVIDHVDSPATPEPPWVRLEPVASWVRLEPVRFQHALLDGCWWPSTNDLEAELCVLVPVLDQVRGSVAKVLVSAAGWIARPHDIVAAGRTVAVAYLAGQSPAIMTVLCTDGGTLTLRVAPPGQAPDPSNGSECNRAVPMA; this is encoded by the coding sequence ATGGATTCGCCATCGGCCGGCCGCTCGGCCGAATGGCCGTGCAGTTCATCGACCTTGGTGGACCTCGTCCTCGCCCCGTCATCGGGTTGGGCCCGCGCCTGCGTTGGTCCCGGACGACGGGAAGCCTGTATGGCGTCGGTAATTGATCATGTTGACTCGCCCGCTACGCCCGAGCCGCCCTGGGTTCGCCTGGAACCGGTCGCATCATGGGTGCGGCTTGAGCCGGTCCGATTCCAGCATGCCTTGCTCGACGGGTGCTGGTGGCCGAGCACAAACGATCTGGAAGCGGAGCTGTGCGTTCTGGTGCCGGTTCTCGACCAGGTTCGCGGGTCGGTCGCGAAGGTGCTGGTGAGCGCCGCGGGCTGGATCGCCCGGCCGCACGACATCGTCGCGGCGGGTCGCACCGTCGCCGTCGCCTATCTGGCCGGCCAATCGCCTGCGATCATGACCGTTCTGTGCACCGACGGCGGGACTCTCACCCTGCGCGTAGCTCCGCCCGGCCAGGCCCCCGACCCTTCGAACGGGTCGGAGTGCAACAGGGCTGTACCGATGGCGTGA
- a CDS encoding response regulator — MTIRLVLADDQALIRAGFRLFVDPEPDIEIVGEACNGREAVDLARSQQADVVLMDLRMPEMDGIEATRLIAATDDLSAVRVLVLTTFECDDNVLLALRAGASGFLGKHVEPADLVRAIRVVAAGEALLSPAATKDLISHFLHQPVALALPAAPTLEVLTHREREVLTLIAYGLSNAEIAERLHLSPLTVKSHINRAMPKLGTRDRAQLVVIAYQSGLVRPVPPEPSDDRGAGLETPGTGPS; from the coding sequence ATGACGATCAGACTCGTGCTCGCCGACGACCAGGCGCTGATACGTGCCGGGTTCCGGCTGTTCGTCGACCCCGAGCCCGACATTGAGATCGTGGGCGAGGCCTGCAACGGACGCGAAGCCGTCGATCTGGCACGCTCCCAGCAGGCGGACGTAGTCCTCATGGACCTGCGGATGCCGGAGATGGACGGCATCGAGGCCACCCGGTTGATCGCAGCGACCGACGATCTGTCCGCCGTACGGGTGCTGGTGCTCACCACATTCGAATGCGACGACAACGTCCTGCTCGCGCTGCGCGCCGGCGCCAGCGGCTTTCTCGGCAAACACGTCGAACCGGCCGACCTGGTGCGTGCGATCCGTGTGGTCGCCGCAGGGGAAGCATTGCTCTCACCGGCCGCAACCAAGGACCTCATCAGCCATTTCCTCCACCAGCCGGTAGCACTGGCCCTGCCGGCCGCGCCTACCCTGGAAGTGCTCACGCACCGGGAACGCGAGGTGCTCACGCTGATCGCCTACGGCCTGTCCAACGCCGAGATAGCGGAACGGCTGCATCTCTCCCCACTCACAGTGAAGTCACACATCAACCGGGCCATGCCCAAACTCGGCACTCGCGACCGGGCCCAGCTCGTGGTCATCGCCTACCAAAGCGGCCTGGTACGACCTGTTCCGCCGGAGCCCTCTGATGATCGAGGCGCCGGGCTCGAAACCCCAGGAACCGGTCCTTCTTGA
- a CDS encoding long-chain fatty acid--CoA ligase — translation MRGLMQDRPLTVPALLSRVETQFGHKRIVTGGVTETVATWRAVAPRVRRLVRALESLRVPAGACVGTFAWNSQRHVELYLAIPSSGRILHTVNHRLYGEQITFIVNDAADDVLFVDRTILPVIWPLVASFTSVRHVIVMDDGGDMPLPDDPRVLDYEELLAGQDDGPLELVIDDENLAASLCYTSGTTGNPKGVLYSHRSIVLHSLLLLGADVFALSERDVVAPIVPMFHVNAWGLPYAAMQSGSDLVLPGPLRAPEDLASLLSRHRVTFSAGVATVWRDLVPVLGRHDLSSLRHVACGGGAVDDALSTAYEKAIGRPLTNAWGMTETSPVVTTSRLATHHDGLDGDARRRLLGTPGPAVPLTELRVVGDDGVEQPWDGRSQGELQVAGATIAGAYFGSDTGADAFTTDGWLRTGDVATIDAWGYLRIVDRSKDLVKSGGEWISSVALENAVMADPRVKEAAVIGVTDPRWGERPVACVVPADGVDLTPDDVRDFLRGRVASWWIPERVEILTEIPKTATGKWSKQTLRQRFADSATDTH, via the coding sequence ATGCGTGGGTTGATGCAGGATCGCCCGCTGACCGTCCCGGCGCTGCTGTCGCGGGTCGAGACCCAGTTCGGCCACAAGCGGATCGTCACCGGTGGCGTCACCGAGACCGTGGCCACGTGGCGTGCGGTGGCCCCGCGCGTGCGCCGGCTGGTGCGGGCCCTGGAGAGCCTGCGGGTGCCGGCCGGGGCGTGTGTCGGCACGTTCGCCTGGAACAGCCAGCGGCACGTCGAGCTGTACCTCGCGATTCCCAGCTCCGGACGGATCCTGCACACGGTCAACCACCGGCTCTACGGCGAGCAGATCACGTTCATCGTCAACGACGCCGCCGACGACGTCCTGTTCGTCGACCGCACGATCCTGCCGGTGATCTGGCCACTGGTGGCGTCGTTCACCTCCGTACGGCACGTGATCGTGATGGACGACGGCGGCGACATGCCGCTGCCGGACGACCCGCGCGTGCTCGACTACGAGGAACTCCTCGCCGGGCAGGACGACGGGCCCCTCGAGCTCGTGATCGACGACGAGAACCTCGCCGCCTCGCTGTGCTACACGTCGGGGACGACGGGCAATCCCAAAGGAGTCCTCTACAGCCACCGGTCGATCGTGTTGCACAGCCTGCTGCTGCTCGGCGCGGACGTCTTCGCGCTGAGCGAACGCGACGTCGTGGCGCCGATCGTGCCCATGTTCCACGTGAACGCCTGGGGACTTCCGTACGCCGCCATGCAGAGCGGCTCCGACCTGGTCCTGCCCGGACCGCTGCGGGCGCCCGAAGATCTGGCTTCGCTGCTGTCCCGGCACCGGGTCACCTTCAGCGCGGGCGTCGCGACCGTGTGGCGCGATCTGGTCCCGGTGCTCGGCCGCCACGACCTCAGCAGCCTCCGGCACGTCGCGTGCGGGGGCGGCGCCGTCGACGACGCGCTGTCCACCGCCTACGAGAAAGCGATCGGGAGACCGCTGACCAACGCGTGGGGGATGACCGAGACCAGTCCCGTCGTCACCACCTCCCGTCTGGCAACCCACCACGACGGGCTCGACGGCGACGCTCGCCGGCGCCTGCTCGGCACTCCAGGCCCGGCCGTGCCGCTGACCGAGCTCCGCGTCGTCGGCGACGACGGTGTGGAACAGCCATGGGACGGGCGAAGCCAGGGCGAGCTGCAGGTCGCCGGCGCGACCATCGCCGGCGCCTACTTCGGCTCGGACACCGGGGCCGACGCGTTCACCACCGACGGCTGGCTGCGTACCGGCGACGTGGCGACGATCGACGCCTGGGGGTATCTGCGGATCGTGGACCGCTCCAAGGACCTGGTGAAGTCCGGCGGGGAGTGGATCTCCTCGGTCGCGCTCGAGAACGCGGTCATGGCCGACCCGCGGGTCAAGGAGGCGGCCGTGATCGGCGTGACCGACCCCCGCTGGGGCGAACGGCCGGTGGCGTGCGTCGTGCCGGCCGACGGAGTGGATCTGACCCCCGACGACGTACGGGATTTCCTGCGCGGCCGGGTCGCGTCGTGGTGGATCCCCGAACGCGTCGAGATCCTGACCGAGATACCCAAGACCGCCACCGGCAAGTGGTCGAAACAGACGCTACGTCAACGGTTCGCCGACTCGGCGACCGACACCCACTGA